The following are encoded in a window of Syngnathus scovelli strain Florida chromosome 4, RoL_Ssco_1.2, whole genome shotgun sequence genomic DNA:
- the LOC125966954 gene encoding transient receptor potential cation channel subfamily M member 1 isoform X4 produces MDGRGRRGTDGSFKRSSVKRSASSGSQRVHRAWIEKTFQKRDCVHIVPGKDSSRCGCGQAVTQHSLGGREEEAAEGGGPLPRLELRAPERWSPLKHTRAAPTDAYGVLEFQEGGHVNKAMYIRVSFDSKPECLLQLMVKEWSLELPTLLISVHGGLQNFEVPPKLRQVFGRGLIKAAVTTGAWIFTGGVSTGVIRHVGDALKDHSSKSRGKVCAVGIAPWGIVDNKDDLLGRDPVTSSERPKSPAAAAAQRAAAAKGKARGKKGKAGKAKAEAPEETDPRKLELLSWVNSLEQAMMDALVLDRVDFVKLLIENGVNIHRFLTIPRLEELYNTKLGPANTLHFVVRDVKKGNLPPDYQITLIDIGLVLEFLMGGAYRCNYTRKNFRALYNNLYGLKRPKALKLLGMEDDEPRPKGKKVNNKKKEEEVDMDADDPELSRFQYPFHELMVWAVLMKRQKMALFLWQRGEEAMAKALVACKLYKAMAHESSQSELVDDIYQDLENNSKDFGQLAYELLDQSYKRDEQVAMKLLTYELKNWSNSTCLKLAVAAKHRDFIAHTCSQMLLTDMWMGCLRVGKSNSLKVILGIVFPPAILLLDFGLGDESSFHSCKESEGVASKDDDSKSGKMAAAASTPDAAVSKKGDEEDGRKKGGRRIPIGRKIYEFYNAPFTKFWFNTISYLVYLMLYNYIILVKMERWPSLQEWIVISYIITLGLEKVRQILMSEPGKLKQKINVWLEDYWNLTDLGAIWVFVLGLLLRLHNEPYMGYGRVIYCVDIIFWYIRVLDIFGVNKYLGPYVMMIGKMMIDMLYFVVIMLVVLMSFGVARQAILHPDEEPTWRLARNIFYMPYWMIYGEVFADSIDRKTRIHIYAMEINRKQRQSIINNEYHSQKKIVTHACLCASSVRGQLVRRGRQEASSVYSRSLADAGHHGLLPAGGQHPAGQPSHRCLQVSTRRPQLCTVQTVWKFQRYQLIMTFHDRPILPPPLIVFPHVFIVLKRLCCRCLRRRPPRRDADRDDTQRRLQLLLGADELKSLHEFEEQCVDEYFREKDDEKQSSNDERIRVTSERVENMSMRLEEVNEREHAMKACLQTVDLRLAQLEEFSARMMTAVEKLAGVEPDRRGGSVPGSSAGDASPRRRCGSFGSADDGSLYRYRLEHDPASPERRVGAPSPGPLSDVDILVSPCEGAHGEEADDADDRKFPALRSKSLNINKKPLSPRTADTPRPATSLVDLVHVGAPLS; encoded by the exons ATGGACGGCAGAGGCAGACGAGGAACCGACGGCTCCTTCAAGCGCTCGTCCGTGAAACGCAGCGCCTCGTCCGGATCGCAGAGA GTGCACAGAGCTTGGATCGAGAAAACCTTCCAGAAGAGAGACTGCGTGCACATCGTTCCAGGAAAAGATAGCAGcag GTGCGGCTGCGGCCAGGCGGTGACGCAGCACTCGCTGGGGGGGCGCGAGGAAGAGGCGGCGGAGGGCGGCGGGCCCCTGCCGCGATTGGAGCTCCGAGCGCCGGAGCGCTGGAGTCCGCTCAAACACACCCGGGCCGCCCCCACCGACGCGTACGGCGTGCTTGAGTTCCAGGAGGGAGGACACGTCAACAAGGCCATG tacaTCCGCGTGTCGTTCGACTCCAAGCCCGAGTGCCTGCTGCAGCTAATGGTGAAGGAGTGGTCGCTGGAGCTGCCCACGCTGCTCATCTCGGTCCACGGCGGCCTGCAGAACTTCGAGGTGCCCCCCAAGCTGCGGCAGGTCTTCGGACGAGGCCTCATCAAAGCCGCCGTCACCACCGGGGCCTGGATCTTCACCGGAGGCGTCAGCACTG GCGTGATCCGCCACGTGGGCGACGCCCTGAAGGATCACTCGTCCAAGTCTCGGGGCAAAGTGTGCGCCGTGGGCATCGCGCCGTGGGGCATCGTGGACAACAAGGACGACCTCCTGGGCAGAGAC CCGGTCACCTCCAGCGAGCGTCCCAAAAGCCCGGCGGCTGCGGCGGCCCAGCGCGCCGCGGCGGCCAAAGGGAAGGCGCGAGGGAAGAAAGGAAAAGCGGGGAAAGCCAAAGCAGAAGCCCCGGAGGAGACGGACCCCCGGAAGCTAGAGCTGCTCAGCTGG GTCAACTCTCTGGAGCAGGCCATGATGGACGCCTTGGTGTTGGACCGCGTCGACTTTGTCAAACTTCTGATCGAGAACGGCGTCAACATTCATCGCTTCCTCACCATCCCCCGCCTGGAGGAGCTCTACAACACG AAGCTGGGACCGGCCAACACGCTGCACTTTGTGGTCCGAGACGTCAAGAAG GGGAACCTCCCTCCGGACTACCAGATCACCTTGATCGACATCGGATTGGTTCTGGAGTTCCTGATGGGCGGAGCGTATCGCTGCAACTACACCCGCAAGAACTTCAGGGCGCTCTACAACAACTTGTACGGCCTCAAGAGG CCCAAAGCCTTGAAGCTGCTGGGCATGGAG GATGACGAGCCTCGTCCCAAGGGCAAGAAGGTCAACaacaagaagaaggaggaggaggtggacatGGACGCGGACGACCCCGAGCTGAGCCGCTTCCAATACCCCTTCCACGAGCTGATGGTGTGGGCCGTGCTGATGAAGCGCCAGAAGATGGCGCTCTTCCTGTGGCAGCGCGGAGAAGAGGCCATGGCCAAAGCCCTGGTGGCCTGCAAGCTCTACAAGGCCATGGCCCACGAGTCGTCCCAGAGCGAGCTGGTGGACGACATCTACCAGGACCTGGAGAACAACTCCAA GGACTTTGGGCAGCTGGCCTACGAGCTTCTGGACCAGTCGTACAAACGCGACGAGCAGGTGGCCATGAAGCTGCTGACCTACGAGCTGAAGAATTGGAGCAACTCCACCTGCCTGAAGCTGGCCGTGGCCGCCAAACATCGAGACTTCATTGCGCACACGTGCAGCCAGATGCTGCTGACCGACATGTGGATGGGATGTCTGCGCGTGGGCAAGAGCAACAGCCTCAAG GTGATTTTGGGAATCGTCTTCCCTCCCGCCATCCTCCTGCTGGACTTTGGCCTGGGCGACGAGTCTTCCTTCCACTCGTGCAAGGAGAGCGAGGGCGTCGCGAGCAAAGACGACGACAGCAAGTCGGGCAAA ATGGCCGCCGCCGCGTCCACCCCGGACGCCGCCGTGTCCAAgaaaggagacgaggaggacggCCGGAAGAAAGGCGGCAGGAGGATTCCCATAGGCAGGAAGATTTACGAGTTCTACAACGCCCCTTTCACCAAGTTCTGGTTCAACACG ATCTCGTACCTGGTCTACCTGATGTTGTACAACTACATCATCCTGGTCAAGATGGAGCGCTGGCCCTCCCTCCAGGAGTGGATCGTCATCTCCTACATCATCACGCTCGGCCTGGAGAAGGTCCGCCAG ATCTTGATGTCGGAGCCGGGCAAGCTGAAGCAGAAGATCAACGTGTGGCTGGAGGACTACTGGAACCTGACGGACCTGGGGGCCATCTGGGTCTTTGTGCTGGGCCTGCTGCTGCGGCTGCACAATGAGCCCTACATGGGCTACGGCCGCGTCATCTACTGCGTGGACATCATCTTCTGGTACATCCGCGTGCTGGACATCTTTGGCGTCAACAAGTACCTGGGGCCCTACGTCATGATGATTGGCAAGATG ATGATCGACATGCTGTACTTTGTGGTGATCATGCTGGTGGTCCTGATGAGCTTCGGCGTGGCCCGCCAAGCCATCCTGCACCCGGACGAGGAGCCCACCTGGCGCCTGGCGCGCAACATCTTCTACATGCCCTACTGGATGATCTACGGCGAGGTGTTTGCCGACTCCATAGACCGTAAGACTAGAATTCATA TTTACGCCATGGAGATCAATCGTAAGCAACGACAATCAATCATCAATAATGAATACCACAGTCAAAAGAAGATTGTCACGCACGCCTGCCTATGCGCCAGCTCCGTGCGGGGACAACTTGTACGACGAGGACGGCAAGAAGCTTCCTCCGTGTATTCCCGGAGCCTGGCTGACGCCGGCCATCATGGCCTGCTACCTGCTGGTGGCCAACATCCTGCTGGTCAACCTTCTCATCGCTGTCTTCAAGTCAGTACGCGCCGGCCGCAATTATGTACAGTACAGACG GTGTGGAAGTTCCAGCGCTACCAGCTGATCATGACCTTCCACGACCGGCCCATCCTGCCCCCGCCCCTCATCGTATTCCCTCACGTCTTCATCGTCCTCAAGCGGCTCTGCTGCCGATGCCTGCGCCGTCGGCCGCCGCGACGCGACGCCGACCGGGACGACACCCAGAGACGCCTTC AGCTTCTGCTGGGCGCAGACGAGTTGAAGAGTCTCCACGAGTTTGAGGAGCAATGCGTGGACGAATACTTCCGAGAAAAGGACGACGAGAAGCAGTCGTCCAACGACGAGAGGATCCGAGTCACTTCGGAGAG AGTGGAGAACATGTCCATGCGCCTGGAGGAGGTGAACGAGCGCGAGCACGCCATGAAGGCGTGCCTGCAGACGGTGGACCTGCGCCTGGCCCAGTTGGAAGAGTTCTCGGCCCGCATGATGACCGCcgtggagaagctggcgggcgtGGAGCCCGACCGCCGCGGGGGAAGCGTCCCGGGCTCCTCGGCCGGCGACGCGTCCCCCCGCCGCCGTTGCGGCAGCTTCGGCAGCGCGGACGACGGCAGCCTCTATCGCTACCGGCTGGAGCACGACCCCGCGAGTCCCGAGAGACGAGTcg GCGCTCCGAGCCCAGGGCCTTTGTCCGACGTGGACATCCTGGTTTCGCCGTGCGAGGGCGCCCACGGCGAGGAAGCGGACGACGCCGACGACAGGAAGTTCCCGGCGCTGCGCTCCAAAAGTCTCAACATCAACAAGAAGCCCCTGTCGCCGCGCACGGCTGACACGCCGCGTCCCGCCACCAGCCTGGTCGACCTTGTCCACGTGGGCGCTCCCCTGAgctaa
- the LOC125966954 gene encoding transient receptor potential cation channel subfamily M member 1 isoform X3, giving the protein MDGRGRRGTDGSFKRSSVKRSASSGSQRVHRAWIEKTFQKRDCVHIVPGKDSSRCGCGQAVTQHSLGGREEEAAEGGGPLPRLELRAPERWSPLKHTRAAPTDAYGVLEFQEGGHVNKAMYIRVSFDSKPECLLQLMVKEWSLELPTLLISVHGGLQNFEVPPKLRQVFGRGLIKAAVTTGAWIFTGGVSTGVIRHVGDALKDHSSKSRGKVCAVGIAPWGIVDNKDDLLGRDVSRPCGTLGNPLSKLATLNASHSHFILADDGTAGKYGAEVRLRRQLEKHVALQKINTRLGQGVPVVCLILEGGPNIISVVLDSLREDPPVPVVVCDGSGRASDIISFAHRYCHPDGSLSEGVKEQLLVTIQKTFNYGRSQAQQIFLMVMECMKKKALITVFRMGGEGQQDIEMSILTALLKGTNASACDQLSLALAWNRVDIARSQIFVHGHHWPPVTSSERPKSPAAAAAQRAAAAKGKARGKKGKAGKAKAEAPEETDPRKLELLSWVNSLEQAMMDALVLDRVDFVKLLIENGVNIHRFLTIPRLEELYNTKLGPANTLHFVVRDVKKGNLPPDYQITLIDIGLVLEFLMGGAYRCNYTRKNFRALYNNLYGLKRPKALKLLGMEDDEPRPKGKKVNNKKKEEEVDMDADDPELSRFQYPFHELMVWAVLMKRQKMALFLWQRGEEAMAKALVACKLYKAMAHESSQSELVDDIYQDLENNSKDFGQLAYELLDQSYKRDEQVAMKLLTYELKNWSNSTCLKLAVAAKHRDFIAHTCSQMLLTDMWMGCLRVGKSNSLKVILGIVFPPAILLLDFGLGDESSFHSCKESEGVASKDDDSKSGKMAAAASTPDAAVSKKGDEEDGRKKGGRRIPIGRKIYEFYNAPFTKFWFNTISYLVYLMLYNYIILVKMERWPSLQEWIVISYIITLGLEKVRQILMSEPGKLKQKINVWLEDYWNLTDLGAIWVFVLGLLLRLHNEPYMGYGRVIYCVDIIFWYIRVLDIFGVNKYLGPYVMMIGKMMIDMLYFVVIMLVVLMSFGVARQAILHPDEEPTWRLARNIFYMPYWMIYGEVFADSIDLYAMEINPPCGDNLYDEDGKKLPPCIPGAWLTPAIMACYLLVANILLVNLLIAVFNNTFFEVKSISNQVWKFQRYQLIMTFHDRPILPPPLIVFPHVFIVLKRLCCRCLRRRPPRRDADRDDTQRRLQLLLGADELKSLHEFEEQCVDEYFREKDDEKQSSNDERIRVTSERVENMSMRLEEVNEREHAMKACLQTVDLRLAQLEEFSARMMTAVEKLAGVEPDRRGGSVPGSSAGDASPRRRCGSFGSADDGSLYRYRLEHDPASPERRVGAPSPGPLSDVDILVSPCEGAHGEEADDADDRKFPALRSKSLNINKKPLSPRTADTPRPATSLVDLVHVGAPLS; this is encoded by the exons ATGGACGGCAGAGGCAGACGAGGAACCGACGGCTCCTTCAAGCGCTCGTCCGTGAAACGCAGCGCCTCGTCCGGATCGCAGAGA GTGCACAGAGCTTGGATCGAGAAAACCTTCCAGAAGAGAGACTGCGTGCACATCGTTCCAGGAAAAGATAGCAGcag GTGCGGCTGCGGCCAGGCGGTGACGCAGCACTCGCTGGGGGGGCGCGAGGAAGAGGCGGCGGAGGGCGGCGGGCCCCTGCCGCGATTGGAGCTCCGAGCGCCGGAGCGCTGGAGTCCGCTCAAACACACCCGGGCCGCCCCCACCGACGCGTACGGCGTGCTTGAGTTCCAGGAGGGAGGACACGTCAACAAGGCCATG tacaTCCGCGTGTCGTTCGACTCCAAGCCCGAGTGCCTGCTGCAGCTAATGGTGAAGGAGTGGTCGCTGGAGCTGCCCACGCTGCTCATCTCGGTCCACGGCGGCCTGCAGAACTTCGAGGTGCCCCCCAAGCTGCGGCAGGTCTTCGGACGAGGCCTCATCAAAGCCGCCGTCACCACCGGGGCCTGGATCTTCACCGGAGGCGTCAGCACTG GCGTGATCCGCCACGTGGGCGACGCCCTGAAGGATCACTCGTCCAAGTCTCGGGGCAAAGTGTGCGCCGTGGGCATCGCGCCGTGGGGCATCGTGGACAACAAGGACGACCTCCTGGGCAGAGAC GTGTCGCGTCCATGCGGGACACTGGGCAACCCGCTGAGCAAGCTGGCCACACTCAACGCCAGCCACTCGCACTTCATCCTGGCCGACGACGGCACCGCCGGCAAGTACGGCGCCGAGGTGCGACTCCGCCGCCAGCTGGAGAAGCACGTGGCGCTGCAGAAGATCAACACGC GTCTGGGTCAAGGCGTCCCCGTGGTGTGCCTGATCCTGGAGGGCGGGCCTAACATCATCTCGGTGGTCCTGGACAGCTTGCGGGAGGACCCGCCCGTCCCCGTGGTGGTGTGCGACGGCAGCGGGCGAGCCTCCGACATCATCTCCTTTGCGCACAGATACTGCCACCCCGACGG GTCGCTGAGCGAGGGCGTGAAGGAGCAGCTGCTGGTCACCATTCAGAAGACGTTCAACTACGGCCGCAGCCAAGCGCAGCAGATCTTCCTCATGGTCATGGAGTGCATGAAGAAGAAAGCTCTG ATCACCGTCTTCCGGATGGGCGGCGAAGGCCAGCAGGACATCGAGATGTCCATCCTCACGGCGCTTCTCAAAG gcacAAACGCCTCGGCGTGCGACCAGTTGAGCTTGGCCTTGGCGTGGAATCGCGTGGACATCGCCCGCAGTCAGATCTTTGTGCACGGACACCACTGGCCC CCGGTCACCTCCAGCGAGCGTCCCAAAAGCCCGGCGGCTGCGGCGGCCCAGCGCGCCGCGGCGGCCAAAGGGAAGGCGCGAGGGAAGAAAGGAAAAGCGGGGAAAGCCAAAGCAGAAGCCCCGGAGGAGACGGACCCCCGGAAGCTAGAGCTGCTCAGCTGG GTCAACTCTCTGGAGCAGGCCATGATGGACGCCTTGGTGTTGGACCGCGTCGACTTTGTCAAACTTCTGATCGAGAACGGCGTCAACATTCATCGCTTCCTCACCATCCCCCGCCTGGAGGAGCTCTACAACACG AAGCTGGGACCGGCCAACACGCTGCACTTTGTGGTCCGAGACGTCAAGAAG GGGAACCTCCCTCCGGACTACCAGATCACCTTGATCGACATCGGATTGGTTCTGGAGTTCCTGATGGGCGGAGCGTATCGCTGCAACTACACCCGCAAGAACTTCAGGGCGCTCTACAACAACTTGTACGGCCTCAAGAGG CCCAAAGCCTTGAAGCTGCTGGGCATGGAG GATGACGAGCCTCGTCCCAAGGGCAAGAAGGTCAACaacaagaagaaggaggaggaggtggacatGGACGCGGACGACCCCGAGCTGAGCCGCTTCCAATACCCCTTCCACGAGCTGATGGTGTGGGCCGTGCTGATGAAGCGCCAGAAGATGGCGCTCTTCCTGTGGCAGCGCGGAGAAGAGGCCATGGCCAAAGCCCTGGTGGCCTGCAAGCTCTACAAGGCCATGGCCCACGAGTCGTCCCAGAGCGAGCTGGTGGACGACATCTACCAGGACCTGGAGAACAACTCCAA GGACTTTGGGCAGCTGGCCTACGAGCTTCTGGACCAGTCGTACAAACGCGACGAGCAGGTGGCCATGAAGCTGCTGACCTACGAGCTGAAGAATTGGAGCAACTCCACCTGCCTGAAGCTGGCCGTGGCCGCCAAACATCGAGACTTCATTGCGCACACGTGCAGCCAGATGCTGCTGACCGACATGTGGATGGGATGTCTGCGCGTGGGCAAGAGCAACAGCCTCAAG GTGATTTTGGGAATCGTCTTCCCTCCCGCCATCCTCCTGCTGGACTTTGGCCTGGGCGACGAGTCTTCCTTCCACTCGTGCAAGGAGAGCGAGGGCGTCGCGAGCAAAGACGACGACAGCAAGTCGGGCAAA ATGGCCGCCGCCGCGTCCACCCCGGACGCCGCCGTGTCCAAgaaaggagacgaggaggacggCCGGAAGAAAGGCGGCAGGAGGATTCCCATAGGCAGGAAGATTTACGAGTTCTACAACGCCCCTTTCACCAAGTTCTGGTTCAACACG ATCTCGTACCTGGTCTACCTGATGTTGTACAACTACATCATCCTGGTCAAGATGGAGCGCTGGCCCTCCCTCCAGGAGTGGATCGTCATCTCCTACATCATCACGCTCGGCCTGGAGAAGGTCCGCCAG ATCTTGATGTCGGAGCCGGGCAAGCTGAAGCAGAAGATCAACGTGTGGCTGGAGGACTACTGGAACCTGACGGACCTGGGGGCCATCTGGGTCTTTGTGCTGGGCCTGCTGCTGCGGCTGCACAATGAGCCCTACATGGGCTACGGCCGCGTCATCTACTGCGTGGACATCATCTTCTGGTACATCCGCGTGCTGGACATCTTTGGCGTCAACAAGTACCTGGGGCCCTACGTCATGATGATTGGCAAGATG ATGATCGACATGCTGTACTTTGTGGTGATCATGCTGGTGGTCCTGATGAGCTTCGGCGTGGCCCGCCAAGCCATCCTGCACCCGGACGAGGAGCCCACCTGGCGCCTGGCGCGCAACATCTTCTACATGCCCTACTGGATGATCTACGGCGAGGTGTTTGCCGACTCCATAGACC TTTACGCCATGGAGATCAATC CTCCGTGCGGGGACAACTTGTACGACGAGGACGGCAAGAAGCTTCCTCCGTGTATTCCCGGAGCCTGGCTGACGCCGGCCATCATGGCCTGCTACCTGCTGGTGGCCAACATCCTGCTGGTCAACCTTCTCATCGCTGTCTTCAA CAACACCTTCTTCGAGGTCAAGTCCATCTCTAACCAGGTGTGGAAGTTCCAGCGCTACCAGCTGATCATGACCTTCCACGACCGGCCCATCCTGCCCCCGCCCCTCATCGTATTCCCTCACGTCTTCATCGTCCTCAAGCGGCTCTGCTGCCGATGCCTGCGCCGTCGGCCGCCGCGACGCGACGCCGACCGGGACGACACCCAGAGACGCCTTC AGCTTCTGCTGGGCGCAGACGAGTTGAAGAGTCTCCACGAGTTTGAGGAGCAATGCGTGGACGAATACTTCCGAGAAAAGGACGACGAGAAGCAGTCGTCCAACGACGAGAGGATCCGAGTCACTTCGGAGAG AGTGGAGAACATGTCCATGCGCCTGGAGGAGGTGAACGAGCGCGAGCACGCCATGAAGGCGTGCCTGCAGACGGTGGACCTGCGCCTGGCCCAGTTGGAAGAGTTCTCGGCCCGCATGATGACCGCcgtggagaagctggcgggcgtGGAGCCCGACCGCCGCGGGGGAAGCGTCCCGGGCTCCTCGGCCGGCGACGCGTCCCCCCGCCGCCGTTGCGGCAGCTTCGGCAGCGCGGACGACGGCAGCCTCTATCGCTACCGGCTGGAGCACGACCCCGCGAGTCCCGAGAGACGAGTcg GCGCTCCGAGCCCAGGGCCTTTGTCCGACGTGGACATCCTGGTTTCGCCGTGCGAGGGCGCCCACGGCGAGGAAGCGGACGACGCCGACGACAGGAAGTTCCCGGCGCTGCGCTCCAAAAGTCTCAACATCAACAAGAAGCCCCTGTCGCCGCGCACGGCTGACACGCCGCGTCCCGCCACCAGCCTGGTCGACCTTGTCCACGTGGGCGCTCCCCTGAgctaa